One Cydia pomonella isolate Wapato2018A chromosome 15, ilCydPomo1, whole genome shotgun sequence DNA window includes the following coding sequences:
- the LOC133525482 gene encoding acid phosphatase type 7 isoform X2 yields MKLLLFFLVLGAARASEIGYNYDCPYCQPEQVHIAFGENPNDIVLTWTTFNDTQGSYATYGKGQLKDQVSGYSTLFRDGGKQRRELYIHRVTLRGLDYDTRYVYNVGSDFGMSELFSFHVPPKGNDIKVRAAIYGDMGNKNAHSLSYLQEEAERGNFDLILHVGDFAYDMHDDDARVGDQFMRQIQPIAAMVPYMTCPGNHEAAYNFSNYRARFSMPGGTESMFYSFDLGPVHVVAISTEYYYFLQWGARMLFEQFAWLQQDLAKANEPKNRAERPWIVLMGHRPMYCSNSDDIDCSFEYTRRGIPFIGMSLEPLLKQYGVDVVIWAHEHSYERSWPLYDGKVYNGSLEHPYTNPGAPVHVVTGSAGCQEGRDRFYHNPYSWSAFRSQDYGYTRLAAHNRTHLYMEQVSADLKGQVIDSFWLVKTKLSFNMP; encoded by the exons atgaaattattattatttttcttggtCCTGGGCGCCGCTCGGGCGTCGGAAATCGGATATAATTACGACTGTCCGTACTGCCAGCCCGAACAAGTTCACATTGCATTTGGag AAAATCCCAACGACATCGTGCTGACATGGACCACGTTCAACGACACCCAGGGCTCCTACGCCACCTACGGGAAGGGGCAGCTGAAGGACCAGGTGTCCGGGTACAGCACCCTGTTCCGAGACGGTGGCAAACAGCGCCGCGAGCTGTACATACACCGCGTCACGCTGCGCGGCCTCGACTATGACACCAGATACG TATACAACGTGGGCTCGGACTTCGGCATGTCGGAGCTGTTCTCCTTCCACGTGCCGCCCAAAGGCAACGACATCAAGGTCCGCGCCGCCATCTACGGCGACATGGGCAATAAGAACGCGCAC TCCCTCTCATACCTACAAGAAGAGGCGGAGCGCGGGAACTTCGACCTGATCCTCCACGTGGGCGACTTCGCGTACGACATGCACGACGACGACGCCAGGGTCGGAGACCAGTTCATGCGCCAGATCCAGCCCATCGCCGCCATGGTGCCCTACATGACGTGCCCCGGCAACCACGAGGCCGCCTA CAACTTCAGCAACTACCGCGCGCGCTTCTCGATGCCGGGCGGCACGGAGAGCATGTTCTACAGCTTCGACCTGGGGCCCGTGCACGTCGTGGCCATCTCCACCGAGTACTACTACTTCCTGCAGTGGGGCGCGCGCATGCTGTTCGAGCAGTTCGCCTGGCTCCAGCAAGACTTGGCAAAGGCTAATGAACCTAAAAACAG AGCCGAGCGTCCGTGGATCGTGCTGATGGGCCACCGGCCGATGTACTGCAGCAACTCCGACGACATCGACTGCAGCTTCGAGTACACGAGGCGAGGGATCCCCTTCATCGGGATGA GTCTGGAACCCCTTCTGAAGCAGTACGGTGTGGACGTGGTGATCTGGGCGCACGAACATTCGTACGAGCGCTCGTGGCCGCTCTACGACGGCAAGGTCTACAACGGGTCCCTTGAGCACCCCTATACCAATCCTGG GGCGCCCGTGCACGTGGTGACGGGCTCCGCGGGCTGCCAGGAGGGCCGCGACCGCTTCTATC ATAACCCGTACTCGTGGTCGGCGTTCCGGTCGCAGGACTACGGCTACACGCGCCTCGCGGCGCACAACCGGACGCACCTCTACATGGAGCAG GTGTCCGCGGATCTCAAAGGCCAGGTGATCGACTCCTTCTGGCTCGTCAAGACCAAGCTCTCCTTCAACATGCCTTGA
- the LOC133525482 gene encoding acid phosphatase type 7 isoform X1 codes for MSELFSFHVPPKGNDIKVRAAIYGDMGNKNAHSLSYLQEEAERGNFDLILHVGDFAYDMHDDDARVGDQFMRQIQPIAAMVPYMTCPGNHEAAYNFSNYRARFSMPGGTESMFYSFDLGPVHVVAISTEYYYFLQWGARMLFEQFAWLQQDLAKANEPKNRAERPWIVLMGHRPMYCSNSDDIDCSFEYTRRGIPFIGMSLEPLLKQYGVDVVIWAHEHSYERSWPLYDGKVYNGSLEHPYTNPGAPVHVVTGSAGCQEGRDRFYHNPYSWSAFRSQDYGYTRLAAHNRTHLYMEQVSADLKGQVIDSFWLVKTKLSFNMP; via the exons ATGTCGGAGCTGTTCTCCTTCCACGTGCCGCCCAAAGGCAACGACATCAAGGTCCGCGCCGCCATCTACGGCGACATGGGCAATAAGAACGCGCAC TCCCTCTCATACCTACAAGAAGAGGCGGAGCGCGGGAACTTCGACCTGATCCTCCACGTGGGCGACTTCGCGTACGACATGCACGACGACGACGCCAGGGTCGGAGACCAGTTCATGCGCCAGATCCAGCCCATCGCCGCCATGGTGCCCTACATGACGTGCCCCGGCAACCACGAGGCCGCCTA CAACTTCAGCAACTACCGCGCGCGCTTCTCGATGCCGGGCGGCACGGAGAGCATGTTCTACAGCTTCGACCTGGGGCCCGTGCACGTCGTGGCCATCTCCACCGAGTACTACTACTTCCTGCAGTGGGGCGCGCGCATGCTGTTCGAGCAGTTCGCCTGGCTCCAGCAAGACTTGGCAAAGGCTAATGAACCTAAAAACAG AGCCGAGCGTCCGTGGATCGTGCTGATGGGCCACCGGCCGATGTACTGCAGCAACTCCGACGACATCGACTGCAGCTTCGAGTACACGAGGCGAGGGATCCCCTTCATCGGGATGA GTCTGGAACCCCTTCTGAAGCAGTACGGTGTGGACGTGGTGATCTGGGCGCACGAACATTCGTACGAGCGCTCGTGGCCGCTCTACGACGGCAAGGTCTACAACGGGTCCCTTGAGCACCCCTATACCAATCCTGG GGCGCCCGTGCACGTGGTGACGGGCTCCGCGGGCTGCCAGGAGGGCCGCGACCGCTTCTATC ATAACCCGTACTCGTGGTCGGCGTTCCGGTCGCAGGACTACGGCTACACGCGCCTCGCGGCGCACAACCGGACGCACCTCTACATGGAGCAG GTGTCCGCGGATCTCAAAGGCCAGGTGATCGACTCCTTCTGGCTCGTCAAGACCAAGCTCTCCTTCAACATGCCTTGA
- the LOC133525481 gene encoding terminal uridylyltransferase Tailor isoform X2, with translation MGTQGCEVIPFGSVVTGMGIKTSDVDCYVHIPVWFRMAGDNLVISARNVLRRRANIFAQLFAIANAKVPIVKFLHTPTRTNCDLSFKSPSGVRNSKLICYLLHLDRRALDLAILVKYWSKAHNLTGTNLMPNYALTLLVIFYLQHIEILPPVCDLQKLVPYDYVDNWNTAFEEREHRNNNEWSLLQILGGFFSYYSSYDFENSIVSPFLGYPIVRECFKKLSDVPEEFDLYKDLYKNGMCQPLKLDTPMCVQDPFDHSRNCTVGVFFKLSRKVCSYFKLAATLYESKSSAEFLRALLLTAAGVGAGASQASRASQASRASRASQASRASRASQASQAGQAARASLHGKVSKPQHGQGFKTLKKAVRNNIQALYDHINKKRKR, from the coding sequence GCTGTGAAGTGATCCCCTTCGGCTCCGTGGTGACGGGCATGGGCATCAAGACGAGCGACGTGGACTGCTACGTGCACATCCCCGTGTGGTTCCGCATGGCCGGCGACAACCTCGTCATCAGCGCGCGCAACGTCCTCCGCCGCCGAGCCAACATCTTCGCGCAGCTGTTCGCCATCGCCAACGCTAAAGTCCCCATCGTCAAGTTCCTCCACACCCCCACTCGGACAAACTGTGATTTGAGCTTCAAAAGCCCTTCAGGTGTCAGAAATAGCAAGCTGATATGCTATCTCCTCCACTTGGATAGAAGAGCGCTCGATCTCGCTATACTAGTCAAGTATTGGTCCAAAGCCCACAATTTAACGGGCACGAATTTAATGCCGAATTACGCTTTAACGTTACTAGTAATCTTCTACCTCCAACATATAGAAATATTACCTCCGGTGTGTGATCTACAGAAGCTCGTCCCTTATGATTATGTCGACAATTGGAATACTGCGTTTGAGGAACGCGAGCATAGGAACAATAATGAATGGTCGCTGCTGCAGATTTTAGGCGGTTTCTTCTCCTACTACAGCAGTTACGACTTCGAGAACAGTATAGTATCTCCGTTCCTCGGGTATCCTATAGTCCGGGAGTGTTTTAAGAAGTTAAGTGACGTGCCAGAGGAATTCGATCTATATAAAGATTTGTATAAAAATGGTATGTGTCAGCCGCTGAAATTGGATACACCGATGTGTGTGCAGGATCCGTTCGATCACAGCCGGAACTGTACCGTCGGGGTGTTCTTCAAGTTGAGCCGGAAAGTGTGTTCGTATTTCAAGTTGGCGGCCACGCTGTACGAGAGCAAGTCGAGCGCCGAGTTCCTGCGGGCGCTGCTGCTGACGGCGGCGGGGGTGGGCGCCGGGGCCAGCCAGGCCAGCCGGGCCAGCCAGGCCAGCCGGGCCAGCCGGGCCAGCCAGGCCAGCCGGGCCAGCCGGGCCAGCCAGGCCAGCCAGGCCGGCCAGGCCGCCCGGGCCTCCCTGCACGGCAAGGTGAGCAAGCCGCAGCACGGCCAGGGCTTCAAGACCCTGAAGAAGGCGGTGAGGAACAACATACAAGCCTTGTATGACCACATTAATAAGAAAAGAAAACGATAG